Part of the Acidobacteriota bacterium genome, ACACGTATACCGATCCGGAACTTGTGATTGACGGGTTCAACTTCATTTCGGGCAGCAACTACGATTCCACCACCAGGAATATGAATTTCATGGTGAGCGCGCTGTACGAGATGTTCTGATCATCCGGATTTGCAACACGGATACGAAAAGCCCGACCCCGTTGGCGGTCGGGCTTTTTCTTTGTCACGTCCGGAGTGTGCCGGAGTCTACTTTTGCGCGATCATTTCCTGTACGAACTGAGGCAGGGCAAAGGCGGCGCGATGCGTTTCCAGGTTGTAGTAACGCGTCGTCAGTTTCAGTCGATCCCAGCGCTCGCCGTCCAGGTCAGCCAGCGGGTCCGGTCCCTTGCTGCAGAACATGAACGCCCAGTAACCCGACGGGTATATGGGCATGAAGCAGGTATACAACCGTACGACCGGGAAGATGTCGGCGAGATTGGCGTGCATGGCGGCGATCGTGCCCCGGTCGAAATAGGGTGACTCGGCCTGGGCCACGAGAATCCCGCCGTCGTTCAGGCGGTCGAAGGCCGCCTGGTGGAAGGGTTTCTGGAACAGCTCGGCGGCCGGCCCGACCGGGTCGGAAAGGTCAAGAACGATGACGTCGTACCTGTCGGTGCCGCGATAGATGAATTCCTTGCCGTCCCGGAAAACCAGTTCGGCCCGCGGATCCTCGAGCCCGGCGGTCAGCCGCGGGAAGTGCTTCCGGGACGTCTCGACCACCTGCTCGTCAAGCTCACACATGGTGCACCGCTCGACTTCGGGATGCTTCATCACCTCGGTCAGCGCGCCGCAGTCTCCGCCGCCGACGATCAGCACTTGTCTGGGATCCGGATGGGTGAACAGCGGCACGTGGACGATCATCTCGTTATAGGCGTTCCAGTCGTTCTCGGCTACCATGAGAGATCCATACAGGACCAGGAGTTTGCCGAAGAACCGGTTTTCGATTACGTCGATCCGCTGGAATGGGGACTCCGACGATTCAAGAATGCGGTCGACCTTCAGGGTCAGCCCGCAGCAGCCGTCGTGCAGCTCCGAGTACCACACGTTCCAGAGGTCGTCCATTTCCTGGACGGCCACGCGCTTGCCCTCGCTGTTC contains:
- the speE gene encoding polyamine aminopropyltransferase; this encodes MAENKNSEGKRVAVQEMDDLWNVWYSELHDGCCGLTLKVDRILESSESPFQRIDVIENRFFGKLLVLYGSLMVAENDWNAYNEMIVHVPLFTHPDPRQVLIVGGGDCGALTEVMKHPEVERCTMCELDEQVVETSRKHFPRLTAGLEDPRAELVFRDGKEFIYRGTDRYDVIVLDLSDPVGPAAELFQKPFHQAAFDRLNDGGILVAQAESPYFDRGTIAAMHANLADIFPVVRLYTCFMPIYPSGYWAFMFCSKGPDPLADLDGERWDRLKLTTRYYNLETHRAAFALPQFVQEMIAQK